In Nitratireductor mangrovi, the genomic window GTCACGGACCAGGGCATGGACATAGACCGTGTGAAACGGCTCTTCCTCCATGAAATGCAGCCCCATCATCATCATCCGGGCGACCCAGAAGAAGATGATGTCGAAGCCGGTGACCAGCACCGAGGTCGGGTAGTAGCGTTTCAGTTCCGGCGTCTCGTCGGGCCAGCCGAGCGTTGAAAACGGCCACAACGCCGAAGAGAACCAGGTGTCGAGGACGTCCTCGTCGCGCGTCAGGATGTCGCCCGGCGAGAAGTTCTCGAGCTTGTCTTCGACCCATGCCTTCCAGGGCGTGTCGACGGCGAGATAATATTCGACCGCGGCGTCGAGTGCCTCCTTCTCGGTCTTTTCGACAAAGACGTGGCCGTCGGGCCCGTACCACGCCGGGATCTGGTGGCCCCACCAGAGCTGGCGCGAAATGCACCAGGGCTGGATGTTTTCCATCCACTCGAAATAGGTCTTCTCCCAGTTTTTCGGCACGAAGTCGGTGCGGCCTTCGCGCACGCTCTCGATCGCCGGCACGGCCAGCGTCTCGGCGTCGACATACCACTGGTCGGTGAGGAAGGGCTCGATCGGCACGCCGCCGCGGTCGCCATGCGGCACCGTGTGGCGGTGCGGTTCTGTCTTTTCGAGAAAACCGCCCTCCTCCATGATCTTCACGATCAGCTTGCGCGCCTCGAAACGGTCGAGCCCGTGCAATTGGTCCCAGACACCGCGCTGCAGTTCGGTTGCTTCAAGGCCGTGGAGGAAGTCCTCGTTGTCCTTGATGTTTATGGCCGCCTCGACGGTCAGAACGTTGACCGCGCGCAGCTTGTGGCGCTTGCCGACCTCGAAGTCGTTGAAATCGTGCGCCGGCGTGATCTTGACCGCGCCTGAGCCTTTTTCCGGGTCCGAATAGTCGTCGGCGACGATCGGAATGCGTCGGCCGACAATCGGCAGGACGACGTTCTTGCCGACGAGTTCGTGGTAACGCTCGTCGTCGGGGTGAACGGCGACCGCGGTGTCGCCAAGCATGGTTTCGGGCCGTGTCGTGGCGACAGTGATGAAGGTCGAAGGGTCCTCGGCATCATAGGCGACGCCTTCGACCGGGTAGCGGAAATGCCAGAGATGGCCGTCGAGTTCGATCTGCTCCACCTCGAGATCGGAGATCGCGGTGAGCAGCTTCGGGTCCCAGTTGACCAGCCGCTTGTCCTTGTAGATCAGCCCCTGCTTGTAAAGCGCGACAAAGACCTCGATGACGGCCTTCGAGAGACCTTCGTCCATGGTGAAGCGCTCGCGCGACCAGTCGCAGGAGGCGCCGAGGCGCTTCAACTGGTTGACGATCATGCCGCCCGACTCGGCCTTCCACTGCCAGACCCGGTCGACAAACTCCTCACGCGACAGGTCGCGGCGGTGGATCTGCTGTTCCATCAGCTGGCGCTCGACTACCATCTGCGTGGCGATGCCGGCATGGTCCATGCCCGGCTGCCAAAGCACGTCCTTGCCGCGCATGCGTTCGAAACGCACCAGGATGTCCTGCAGCGTGTTGTTGAGAGCATGGCCCATGTGGAGGGACCCGGTGACATTGGGCGGCGGTATGACGATCGTGAACGTCTCCGCACCGTGTTCAGCGCCGGCGCCGGCGCGAAACGCGTGCGCCTCCTCCCATCGCTCGGCGATGCGTGGCTCGACGCTTGCCGCGTCGTAGGTCTTTTCAAGCATGGAAAACGTCCGCGCTGTCAGGCAAATGTCGCTGCGGCTGTAAACCGGAAGGGTCGCCGCAAGTCAACAAGGCAGACGGCGCGGACACGACCGCCGCCCACGCGAAAGGGCCGCAGCCTGCGCTTAAGATCGTCCGGGAACGTTGCGCCACGCGGCCAGCGGCGCCGCGCAGGTCAGCGGTCGCCGCGCGCGATGCGTTCAATCTCCTCGCGGACCAGCTTCTCGACCAGCGTCGGCAGGTTGTTGTCGAGCCAGTCCTGCAACATCGGGCGGATCATCTCCTCGGCCATCTCGTCGAAGCGTTTGCGCCTGTTTTCGGCAAAGGCGTCGGAAAGCTCGTCGAACGCCGCTGCCACCTGGCGTCCCGTCCGCTCCGAAATGATGCCCGCGCGGACGGCTTCAGTGCCACCGCGATCCTCATCGCTTGCGGTCGGATACGCCGCGGGTTCCGTGACCGGCGCGGATTCGATTTCCGCCTCCATGGCCGAGGAGAGTTCCGTGAAGGCGTCGCGCTCATCCTCCTGGCCCGCTTCCGTCGCGTGCTCCGGCTCCGTCCATTCTGGCACGGCTGCCTGCGGCACTTCCAGGTCAACGTGTTCGTCGGGCTGGGGCTCCTCGCCCTTCCCCAGTTCCTCGCTGAACGAGCGCATTTCCGGACTTGTATCGTCGTCGGTCGTGCCGGCGGCCACTTCGTCGACCTCCGTCTCGTCCGTCGCCGGACGGCCCTGATCACTATCCTCGATTATCCGCCTGATGGAGGCCAGGATTTCCTCCATCGACGGCTCCTTCTGCAGACTCGTCGACTGTGGCACCATTGATTCCGCCGCTTCGCTGGCCATCGCCCGCTTCTCCTTCACTCTTCGGGGCACTCGTAACCCGAATCATGAACAAGCCTAACTGAGGGGACTCTTTGAGAGAATCCCCGTCATGATGGCGATTTCGGTTTCGCACAGGATTGCCGGCAACAGGCGTGGCGGCCGGCCGGTCGACCTCAGCGGCCGTCGGGCGTCCTGAGGCCGAACCATTTGTCCTTCACGGCCTCGTAGTGTTCCTCGGGCCGGTACTCGGCCACCTTGAGCCCGAGGCGGGCAATGGACAGTCGACCCATCGAAGACAGGATTGCGTAGCTCGCCACCACCAGGTCACGCTCCGCGGAAACCAGATTGATGCGAGCCGAAATCACATCGTCCTGGGCATCGAGCACGTCAAGGGTTGTTCGCTGGCCGACATTGCGCTCCTCGATCACACCGTCGAGGGCAAGCTGCGCGGCCGAAACCAGTTCGCGGTTCGCCGCGACCACTTCGGCGGAGGCCGTGTACTGGGTCCAAGCGGAAGTCACGGCGGCACGAACCTGGTCGTGACTGACGTCGACCTCGATGCGGGCCTGGCCAAGCTCCTCCTTGGAGCGGCGCACATTGGTGGCAGCCGCCCCACCCTGATAGAGCGGGATGGTCAGGGTTGCGCCGATGTCGGCGGCATTGAAAGTGCCACTGGTGCCGGCCGGATCGGGCGAATTATGGCGGAAGCCGCGCGACACCGACGCACTGGCCGAAACGCCGGGGAGCAGCGCGCCCTCCGCCGACTTCACCGCGAAGCCTGCCGCATCGACCAGATGCTGGGTGGCACGGATCGCCGGATGTTCGGCCGACGCAATGGCAATCGCCTCGCCCAGCTTGTTGGGCAACAGCTTGGCAAGCGGACGGGCAGCCTGGAGCTTGCCCGGGTCGTCGCCGACGATCTGGCGATAGACGGCCGAACTCGAAAGCACCTGGGCCCGCGCCGCCGACAGTTGTGCGACGGCGCCTGACCGCCCGGCCTCGGCTTGCGCGACATCGGTGCGGGTGCCCTCGCCCACCTCGAAACGCGACCGCGCGGCGCGCACCTGCTCTTCCAGGAACTCGAGGTTGCGCTCGCGCAGAACGGCGACCTGACGGTCGCGGATGACATCCATATAGGCGGCAGCCGCGTTGAACAGCGTGTTCTGCTCGGTGTTGCGCAGCGATTCATTGGCCGCGCGCACCTGTGCCTCGGCGGCGCGCACATTGTTGCGGGTCTGGAAACCGTCGAACAGCGTCTGCCTGATCTCTACGCCAAACGAGCCCGCCGATATGCGGGTTCCGGCCTGGCTGGCATAGCTGATGGTCCCGACAGCGGCGACGGTCGGGCGGTACCCGGACTTGGCCAGGGGCACACCTTCGTCGGTGATACGCACGCCCGCACGGGCCGAATTGAGGCTCGAATTGTTCACGTAGGCCTTCGAGAGGGCCCCGCCGATCGTCTCGGCGAGTGCAGCACCCGGAACCGTTACCGCCGCAGACACCAGCAACGCCGCCCAAAACTTGCTCTTCAACGCCACGACCGACCTCTCGAAACCACCGACGCGACCGCGGGGCCGCAACAACACAAATCGGGCGTCCCCGTGAGGCCGGCCCGTCTCATCCCCCGCTTTGACATCCGCGCCGCAGCGCCGATCACAAACAAAAACGCTCGCCGGTCCAACATGACCGTACCGTGCCCGTAGCGCAACCGGCCCGGACCTAGAACTCGAAGGCAGCCTCCTTCTGGAAGCCTGGCAGCGGTTCGACCGCGGCATTGAAGCCGCGCCGCCAGGAAACCGTGCCGCCCTGCTTCAGGTAAAGGCGCGCAACACCGGCATTGCCGTGTCCCTCGACCGCGACCAGGCGGCCGCCTTCACGCAACTGGTCGAACAGTTTTTCAGGTATTTGGTCCACCGCGCCACCGATCAGGATCACGTCGTAAGGGGCCTCGGAGGCGTAACCCTCGGCCAGCGCGCCTTCCACCACGGCCACATTGTCGCAACCGAGTTCCGAAAGCAGCCTGGTGGCGTCGGCCGCCAGCGTCGGCTCGCTTTCGAGCGCGATGACGGAGCCCGCCAGTCGCGACAGCAATGCGGCCGAATAGCCGGTGCCGGTGCCGATATCGAGCGCCACATCGCCGGGCTCGACGGCGGCAAGCTGGATCAGCCGGGCAAGCGGCGAAGCCTCCATCAGGAACCGTTTCTGGCCCGAGTCGGTCGGCGTGATCTCCACATCCTCGTCGATATAGGCAAGTTCCCTGCGCCGCTGCGGCACAAACGCCTCGCGCGGCACGGCAAGGAAGGCATCGAGGACCGGAATGCTGGTGACGTCGGTGGTGCGCAACTGCCCATCGACCATCTTCCGCCGAAGTAGCTCGAAGTCAGCACTCATCCCGTCCGCCCCGTTCGCCGCCGCGCGGCGCGATGTCCTTCAGGGCGGCGATCACCGCCCAGCCAGCGAATGCGGGAGATTGGAGGCCTCGCCCGGAATCGAACCGGGGTGCAAGGATTTGCAGTCCTCTGCGTAACCACTCCGCCACGAGGCCTCGACCCGCAGGCTTTACGAAGCGACCTGTTAACAGAGGGTCACCGGACCGACAAGCGCCTCTCGTCAAAATCCGCGCCGACTGCTTTCCTCGCGCTCGGCAGTGTCGGTGCGCCGCTGTTTGCGCCGCGACCACCACACCGCGATGCGCCGGCGCAGACGGCGTACAACGGGGATGTCGTAGGAGAGCACCATGAGCCCGACCGGGACCATCCAGTAACCGAGCACCGGCAGGAAACCGAAGAAAAGCCCAAGCAGCACCAAAAGCGTGCCAATGGTGATGCGCAGCGGGCGCGAGCGCGGCAGCGGGATGCGTCGCCCGAGGATTGATATGCCGGGCTTGGCCGCCGTAGCCCCGCCGGCCGCTTCACTGTCCCGCGACATATCCATGCTCTCTTCGACTTCTCCTTCTGACACGGTCGGTCAACGCCAGCCGGTCCCGTGAGGTTGCGTAGCCGGCAGGCTGATATGATGGCGTATGATCGCGATTGCGAGGGAGAATTCGCCTCCAGGACGGAAAAACGCGCTTGGCAAAGCGGAAACCGTTTTGCTATAGGCACCCCACTTCGCGCGAGCGCACTGTTCCCCGGTAGCTCAGCGGTAGAGCAACCGGCTGTTAACCGGTTGGTCGCTGGTTCGAATCCGGCCCGGGGAGCCATTCTTTTCGACAAGATCATTGGCTGCGCCGGAATGGTGCCGCGACAGCTTGCTGCCGATTTTGGGACGCCAAAGCCGGCTTGGCCGTACAAGCCGTGTTACCGGCGTCTCGCTCGAGACGGTCAAATGCCTCCGAAAAGCGAACATCGGCGACCGGCCAAGCCACTCAATGGCGGGTGCCCAGGTTCCTTTAGCCGCCGGTTTGCGCCGCGCCGACATCGCGTCGGCACCCACCGGCCACCCAACGCAAGCCTCACCCCCGCGGCATGATTGAGGGAGGCTAGGAGGGCACGATGCATACGAAAAAGGCCGGGACGCGCCCGACCTTTCCCTGCGTCTCCATCCAGTCTGCCAGTACATCCGTGGTCAGACGCGAAGACGATCTCTTCTCGCGCACTGACTCGCACGGCGACGTGACGAGAGGATGACGTTTCGGCCGACCAACCGCCATCCTCGCAGCGGTACTCTCAGAGAATCAAAAAACTACCCGAGATCAGTGTGGGCAAAATCGTTCCCCTTGTAGAGCAGCGGCACCCCTGCGCGCTTGGCCATCGCATAGGAGATACAATCCCCCAGGTTGAGGCGCGCGGGATGGCTGCTGCCCTTGCCGTAGGTATCACGGGCTATGGCGATGTCGATCAGGTGTTCTTCGTCGATTGGCTCGATCGAGACATCGGCCCGTTCAAGAAACTGAAGCGCGTCTGCCAGTGCCGAGACACAACTGCCGGTAAGCGTACCGAGCGCGATCGCCGCCTCGAAAACGGAGATCGGCGACGTGATGCACTGATCCGCCTGCTCGATCGCATCAAGGAAAAACTCCCGTTCCGTCTCCCCTTTCAGGATGGCGACTTGTGCCGATGCATCCACATACATAGCTATGTCCCCTCGTCCCAAAGATCATCGTAGAAGGCCTTGTCGGTTGCCGTCTGCGCGCGAGGCAGCCGGTCCAGCCTGTCAAGAAGCGGCTTTACGCGTTCGGCAAGGCGTCCACGCGCCTTGATACGTGACCGTGCCTCCTCTGCAACCAGCGCTTCACCAACAGCTTCCCTGATCGCGGCGGTGATACCAATTCCACGCTTATGAGCCAGTTGTCTGACCATGGCGTCAGTCTCCTCGTCTTTAACGTGTATCACCATCTTATATACCGCTTTAAAGTTGTTATGTAAAGTTGATTTTACCGTATATAAAAACGGAACACAATAGGAACAAATAGGTCACGAAGGGCACCCCGGTCCATGAGGACTGACTGGCCACCGCTTGCAGCGCCGTCCGTACCGCCTACTGCATCGTGTTTTTCGCGTAGCCCGGCCCGACGGTCAGCGGCTTGTCCGGCACGACCTCGTCGCCGATCTGCGAGCGGATGGCGAGTTCGTGGCGCCACAAGACCTCGCGCTCCTCGCGGTCGATGACACGGATGGCGACCTTGTAGGGCTTGTCCTTTTCCACGCCGCGCAACGACGGCGAGCGCAGCGAATAGCGCGCCGTCTGGGTCCCGACCCGCGTGCGCACGACATGGTCGGGCCCGCCGCCCGGGTCTTCGAACGCGGCCTCGATGATCGAGCCGACCGGCAGCGGCCGCTCCACCAGCGCGGTAAAGCCGTAATAGACGTCGGCGACGCGGTAGTTGAACATGAAGCCGCCGCCCAGGATCTTCAGATAGGGCTTGTCGTCGGGATTCTCCCGCGTCATCCAGCCGATCGCCAGCAACACCGCCAAGAGCGCGGCGCTGGCAGCCAGGATGCGTGGGAGAGTTATGCTGTTGACCATGGCCTTTGCCTTTCCAGCGGCCCGGCGGAAATTATCATGCCAGCTCGCCGCCCGGAACGCGCCGGCGCCGGGCGCCGCAAGCATTGCTGACAGAAGCTGACCGCCGCTAGCCGCCTTTGTGCCCCAGCGGATCGTTCTCCAGCGCAATCGGCCGGCCATGCGGGGTCGCCCGCGCCGCGCGCCGCCAGGCCGCGGCCGTCTCGGCCAACAGTCTTTCGTCGGCGAGCCCTTTCCGCGCGAGCAGCCCCTCCAGCGCGTCGAGCAGCGAATGGTAATAGTCTTCGCCGGTCGGCGAGAGCCCCGGCCGGCCACGCTCGCGACCCAGCGCCTCGGCCCATTCCACCGCCGTGAACACGCCGGCATCCTGCAGCGCCACCGCCAGCGCGAAGGCCTCGGCCTGCCACGGTGCATCGAAGGCCGGCGCGTCGGCTGCCGGCTCAGGCCGGTTCAAGATAGCTCTCCCAAGCATCCACGCTGACCGTCAGCGCCGGGTCGGCGCTCTCGCCCCAGAGTTCGGCGGCGGAAAACACCACGGTGTAGAGCCATTCGGGGCTTTCGCCCTGCCCATGCGCGTTGCTGTCGGGCAGCACGAAGCCGCCGCGCACCGCCTCGACGGTGCCGACATGGCCGCGCGCATAGCGCGGCAGCCTTGTATGGCCTTGCGGATGGTTGTTCTTCGCCCTGACCCGATCGCCGGCCTTGAAGCGCGCCGGCGTCGGGACTTCCCGATCGCAGGGTCCGCCCCTGGCGAGCGTGGCGGCGACCTCGTCCGCCGCGAGAACCCGTTTCGGGTTCGTGCCGCTGCCGAGTGCCTTTCCTGCCGCGCGTTCGTCGGCAGTGACGAAGCCGCGACGTTCGAGCAGGTTTTCCAGCGCCCGGATCCAGATTTCGTAATAGCTCGCCGAATAGTAGACCGCCGGGTGCAGGCTTTCGCGCGCGTGGCGGCTTTCGTCGATGGTCCAGTGTCCCATGCCGCCGGCCGCGAGCGTCACGCCCAGCGCGCGCTTCTCCCATTCGGCGTGAAAGACCGGTTCGTCCCGTTCGGGCGCCACCGGCCCGAACCCCATCTGGCCGCCAAGATCGTGCGCGCCGTTCATGCGGCCTCCGCCTTGAGCGCCAGGCCGGTGCCGATCATGGAATCCCGCGTCACCAGCCCCGCGAGCCTCTCCTCGTTCCAGCCCTGCGTCCTCTCGGGCCGCTCCGGCACCACGAGATAGCGCAGCTCAGCGGTGGAATCCCACACGCGGATTTTCTTCTCCGCCGGCAGGGTCAGGCCGAATTCCGCCAGAACACTGCGCGGTTCGATCACCGCCCGCGACCGGTAGGGCGGCGATTTGTACCAGACCGGCGGCAGTCCGAGCACCGACCAAGGGTAGCAGGAGCACAGCGTGCAGACGACGAGGTTGTGCGTTTCGGCGGTATTGAACACCGCCTGCATGTGCTCGCCCTGGCGGCCGGTATAGCCAAGCGACGCAATCGCCGCCGTCGCGTCCTTGCGCAGCCATTCGGCAAATGCGGGATCGCTCCAGGCGCGGGCGACCACGCGCGCGCCGTTCTGCGGCCCGACCTTGTGCGCATAGGTCTCGACGATCGCATCCACAGCGGCCGGGTCGATCAGGCCCTTCTCGGTCAGGATTGTCTCGAGCGCCCTGACCCGCGCCGCCATCGGGTCGAGGTCGTTGTCGTGCGGGTGGTCGTGCCCGTGCGAGTGATCGCCGTCATGCGCCATGTGCGGACCTTAGGTTTACCGGTGCGCCCCGGCAAGGCGCCACAATGTCAGGCAAGCATCGGCCACAGCGTTGCCGCCAGCAGCACGCCCATGGCGATGTTGAACCATTTCAGCCGCACCGGGTCGGACAGGAAATTGCGCAGGGCCATTCCGAACGCTGCCCATGACGAAACGCATGGAAAGTTCACCAGCCCGAAGGCGACCGCCACCAGCATCACCGACAGGAACGGTTGCTCGGCGCTGGTGTAGAGCGCCATCGCGGTCACCGCCATCACCCAGGCTTTGGGGTTGACCCACTGGAAGGCCGCCGCCGACAGAAAGCTCATCGGCCTCGCCCCGCCTTCGCCGCCCTTGCCGAGCGACCGCGACATGCCGATGCGCCATGCGAGGTAGAGAAGATACGCGCCGCCGGCGACCTTCAGCGCCAGGTGGAGCGGCGGAAACGTCGAAAGCACCGCGCCGAGCCCGAAGCCGACCGCCAGAAGCAGCGTCACGAAACCGGCCCCGATCCCCAGCATGTGCGGGATGCTGCGCCGGAAGCCGAAATTCACGCCCGAGGCGAGCAGCATGAAATTGTTCGGTCCCGGCGTGATCGACGAGACGAAGGCAAACACCAGCAATGCCAGAAAGACGTCGAAAGCCATCGTCATGCTCCCGAATTTTACGGCAGCATTATTGTCCTATTTTTCAGCAGACGTCGAAGCCGAACTTGTCGCCACGACAATAAAGCGCCTCGAAGCCATCGCCGGGAAGCAAGCCGCCGTCAGCCCTACTGCATCCCTTCCGCGCCGCGATTGAGCGCGGCGACGCCGGTGCGGCAAACCTCGACCAGGCCGAGCGGCTGCATGATGGCGATGAACTGCTCGATCTTGGAGACGCGGCCGGTGATCTCGAAGATGAAATGTTCTGTGTTGGCGTCGATCACCTGCGCCCGGAAGGCGTCGGCGAGTCGCAAGGCCTCCACCCGGTCGTCGCCCGTCCCCGTCACCTTGACCAGCGCCAGTTCCCGCTCCAGCGGCCGGTCATGGCCGCGCTCGCGCGCCACCACGGTCAGGTCGACCACCCGGTGCACCGGTACGATGCGTTCGAGCTGGTGCTTGATCTGTTCGAGCACATGCGGCGTTCCCCGCGTCACGATGGTGATACGCGACAGGTGCCGCTCATGCTCGGTCTCCGACACCGTCAGGCTGTCGATGTTGTAGCCGCGGCCCGAGAAAAGCCCGATCACCCGCGCCAGCACCCCCGGCTCGTTGTCGACCAGCACCGACAGCGTGCGGCTCTCGTGCTTTTCGGTTTCCTTGGCGATGAAGTAGGCCGAACCGGTCGGCTTGAGCTGGGCGTTCATGTGGCGATACTTTCAGGTGCGATCGGTTGACAGGGCGCGGACGGTGCGCCGCGCGCGGAAAAGGGTCGAAGCAGCGTCATGCCCGGCGCTCCACGGCTTCGGGCTGGACGTCATGGTTCCCGGCGAGAGCAAAGACATGCCGGCGGAACAGGTCGAGGTCGATATTGCCGCCCGACAGCACCAGGCCGACGCGCCTGCCGCGATTGCGCTCGCCTTCCTTCAGTGCGGCGGCGAGTGCCGCCGCGCCGGCGCCTTCGGCGAGGTTGTGGGTGTCGGTCCAGTAGATGCGCATCGCCTCGGCGATCTCCTCCTCGCCGATCTGCACGATCCGCGCCGCGCCGCGCAGGATGACCTTCAGCGCTTCCGCGTCGGGCACCCGCGTCGCCATGCCGTCGGCGAAGGTGTCGGACGCGTTGGTCGAGATCGGCCGGCCGGCCTCGAACGACAACGCATAAGCCGGCGCCCGCTCCGCCTGCACGCCGACGATCTCGATCTTGAGGCCGAGCAGGTCGCGCACAAGGATGCAGCCGCAAATGCCGGAACCGAGGCCGATCGGCACGTAAAGCACGTCGAGGTCGCGATGCTTCGACAGCATCTCCAGCGCGTAGGTCGAGACACCCAGCACCAGATGCTCGTGATAGGACGGCACCATCTCGTGGCCCCGCTCCACCGCGATCCTCTCTGCTTCCTCGCGCGCCTCCTGGAAATCGCCGCCGCGCACCAGAAGCTCCGCCCCGAAGGCGCGCATGGCGGCGTTCTTTTCGGTCGAATTGCCGCGCGGCACCACGATCGTCGCGCCAAGGCCCAGCCGGCGGGCGGCAAAGGCGATGCTCTGGCCGTGATTGCCTCGCGTTGCGGACACCACGCCGGCGACCTGCGGCCGCTCGCGCTTCAGCCAGTCGAGATAGGTCAGCCCACCGCGCACCTTGAAGGCGCCGGTCGGCGTATGGTTCTCGTGCTTGACGAACACCTCGGCGCCCAGCCGTTCGCCGAGCAGCGGCCAGCCATGGCTTGGCGTCGGCGGCACTGCCTCGCCGACCAGCCTGTGCGCTGCCTCGACCTGATCGAGCGTGAACACCACCGCCTCGCCCGCCCCCGCTAGACCAGTTCCCGGCCCTTGGCGTCGATCGCCGTCGCCACCGCCTCGTCGGTCGCCTCGTCCGGCAACAGCATTTCGTTGTGCGCCTTTCCGGAGGGGATCATCGGGAAGCAGTTGGCCAGGTTCGCCACCCGGCAGTCGAAGATCACCGGCTTCTTCACGTCGATCATTTCCATGATCTTGTCGTCGAGCTCGCCCGGCTTTTCGCAGCGGATGCCGTGGCCGCCATAGGCCTCTGCCAGCTTGACGAAGTCCGGCAACGCCTCGGTATAGGAATGCGACAGCCGGTTGCCGTGCAGCAATTGCTGCCACTGGCGCACCATGCCCATATATTGATTGTTGAGGATGAAGATCTTGATCGGCGCCTCGAACTGC contains:
- a CDS encoding threonine dehydratase, producing the protein MFTLDQVEAAHRLVGEAVPPTPSHGWPLLGERLGAEVFVKHENHTPTGAFKVRGGLTYLDWLKRERPQVAGVVSATRGNHGQSIAFAARRLGLGATIVVPRGNSTEKNAAMRAFGAELLVRGGDFQEAREEAERIAVERGHEMVPSYHEHLVLGVSTYALEMLSKHRDLDVLYVPIGLGSGICGCILVRDLLGLKIEIVGVQAERAPAYALSFEAGRPISTNASDTFADGMATRVPDAEALKVILRGAARIVQIGEEEIAEAMRIYWTDTHNLAEGAGAAALAAALKEGERNRGRRVGLVLSGGNIDLDLFRRHVFALAGNHDVQPEAVERRA